Part of the Xanthomonas sp. SI genome is shown below.
CGACGTGGCGCATACCTCGGTGCTCAAGCGCGCCATCCACACTCTGCAGGGCGCGCTGAAGGAACTGGATCAGGACTGGCTGCCGGTGCACAAGAGCTGGCGCCTCAACGAACGCCACTACGGCGGCCTGCAGGGCCTGGACAAGGCCGAGACCGCGGCCAAGCACGGCGAGGAGCAGGTCAAGATCTGGCGCCGTTCCTACGACATCCCGCCGCCGCCGATGGACGCCGACGATCCGGGTCATCCGCTGCACGACCGCCGCTACGCCACGCTCGACCGCAATGCGTTGCCGGCCACCGAGTCGCTGGCGACCACGCTCGAGCGCGTGCTGCCGTACTGGCACGACGCGATCGCGCCGCAGCTGAAGGCCGGGCAGACCGTGCTGGTCACCGCGCACGGCAACTCGCTGCGCGCGCTGTACAAGTATTTGAACGGCGTCTCGCGTGAGGAAATCCTGGAACTCAATATCCCCACCGGCATCCCGCTGCTGTTCGAGTTGGACGACGAATTGAAGGTGCAGTCCTACCGCTATCTCGGCGATCAGGAAGCGGCGAAGAAGGCGGCCGAAGCGGTGGCCAACCAGGGCAAGGCCAAGTAACACGCTGGCGCTACCTGCCGCATCAAGGAGGATGGGATGTTCGGTTTCAGCATCTGGCACTTCGTGATCATGTCGGTTCTGCTGGCGCTGCCGGTGCTGGTGTTCGCGGCGGTATGGCTGGCGATGCGCGCCGACCGGCGTGCGCAAGCGTCGCGTCGCGCCGCTGCGCCACCACCGCTGCCGCCCGCGGCATCGGTGGAAACGCGGTTGCGCGCGCTCGAGGCGTTACGCGCGCAGGGCCTGGTCGACCAGGCGGAGTACGAACGCCGGCGCCAGCAGATCCTCGCCGATCTGTAACGCGCGGCGCGGCGTCGCGCGGCTTCAGTCGTTGCCGCTCGCGTCCACCCACACTCGCATCTCGCCTTCGCCGCGGTTGGCCCAGGCGAAGTAGGGCACGAAGGTCAGGGTCTGCGCCTGCCGCGACGGCGGCGGCGCGTCGTAGCGGTACAGCGGCGAGGCGTCGGCCTGTGCGTCGTCGTGGCCGTGCAGGCGTTCGCCTTCGGCCTGCAGCAGCACCTGGCCGGCCAGCGTGCCGCTGCCGGGTTCGCTGCGGATCGCCGCGTCGGCGGGCAGGCGCAGCTGGTGCAGTTGCGTGCCGTTGTCGGCCTGCTCCAGGCAATACACCAATGGCCCGCGCTGCAGCGCGACCTTGCCGGCCAGATGGCGAACGCGCGGATGGCCGCTGACTCGCATCACCGGCATCGGCAAGTCCAGGTGCAGGGTGTCGCCGCGTTGCCAGCGCCGGCGCAGCACGCAATAGCCGTGCTGCAGATGCGCCTCGATCGCCACCGCTTCGCCGTTGAGCCGCAGTTGCGGCGCGCGGCACCAGTCCGGCAGGCGCAGCGCCAGGGCGGCCTCGATCGGCGCCTCGCAATCCACGCTCAGTTCGACTTGCTCCTGCCACGGGTATTCGCCGCGCTGGCGCAGGGTCAGGGTCTGTCCGTCCACGTCGAACGCCGCATCGCTGCCGACATACAGGTTCACGTAGAGCGTGTCGTCGCGCCGAGTGTAGATGTAGTGGCCGAGCGAGGTCAGCACGCGGGCGATGTTCGGCGGGCAGCAGGCGCAGCCGAACCAGCGCTGGCGCACCGGCTTGACGTGGTCGAAGCCGTGGTTGCCGTGCACCGTGGGCGGATGCACTTCCAGCGGGTTGACGTAGAAGAAGTGGCGCCCGTCCAGGGCCATGCCGGCCAGCACGGTGTTGTACAGCGCACGCTCCATCACGTCGGCGTAGCGGCTGTCCGGCGCCAGCTGCAGCATGCGGTTGGCGAACATCATCAGCCCGATCGAGGCGCAGCTCTCGTTGTAGGCGGTGTCGTTGGGCAGGTCGTAGTCGACGCTGAAGGCTTCGCCGTAGCTCTGCGCGCCGATCGCGCCGGTGAGGTACAGCTGCCGCTGGGTGGTGTTCTCCCACAGCCGTTCGCAGGTCGCGCGCAGGTCGGCGTCGCCGCTGTGCCGCGCCAGGTGCGCCACGCCGGCGTACAGGTAGACGAAGCGCACCGCGTGGCCGACCGCGGTGGTCTGCAGCGCGACCGGCACATGCGCCTGGCTGTAGGCCTTGTCCTCGATCATCCACGCCGGCCCATGCCCGCCCCAGAAGAAGCTGCGCCCGCGCTTTTCGTATTCCTCGTCGTAGTAGTGCGGCGCGGTGCCGCGCTGCTCGACGAAGTAGCGGGTCAGCGCCAGGTAGCGCGGCTCGCCGGTGGCCTCGTACAGGCGCATCAGCGCCAGTTCGATCTCCGGATGTCCGGGGTAGCCGTGCAGCTGGTCCGGGCCTGGGCCGAAGGTGGCGTCGATGTGGTCGGCGAGCCGGCACACGATGTCCAGCAGCGCGCGCTTGCCGGTGGCCTGGTGGTAGGCGACGCCGGCCTCGATCATGTGCCCGGCGCAGTACAGCTCGTGGCATTCGGCCAGGTTGGTCCAGCGCTGTTCCGGCGCCTTCACCGTGAAATAGGTGTTGAGGTAGCCGTCGGCCTGCTGCGCGGCACCGATCAGTTCGATGGTGGCGTCGGCATCGCGCTCCAGCGCCGGATCGGGATGCTGCGCGAGCAGGTAGGCCACCGCTTCCAGCCACTTGGCCACGTCGCTGTCCTGGAACACCATGCCGTAGAACGCGCCGTCGCTGCGCCCGGCGGCGATGCGGAAGTTCTCGATCGCGTGGCTGGGTTCGGCATCGGCGACGTTGTCGTTGAGCGCATCCCACTGGTA
Proteins encoded:
- the gpmA gene encoding 2,3-diphosphoglycerate-dependent phosphoglycerate mutase, translated to MTRKLVLLRHGQSQWNLDNRFTGWVDVELTEQGRQEAAAAGRLLREEGLQFDVAHTSVLKRAIHTLQGALKELDQDWLPVHKSWRLNERHYGGLQGLDKAETAAKHGEEQVKIWRRSYDIPPPPMDADDPGHPLHDRRYATLDRNALPATESLATTLERVLPYWHDAIAPQLKAGQTVLVTAHGNSLRALYKYLNGVSREEILELNIPTGIPLLFELDDELKVQSYRYLGDQEAAKKAAEAVANQGKAK
- a CDS encoding SHOCT domain-containing protein, whose protein sequence is MFGFSIWHFVIMSVLLALPVLVFAAVWLAMRADRRAQASRRAAAPPPLPPAASVETRLRALEALRAQGLVDQAEYERRRQQILADL
- a CDS encoding beta-L-arabinofuranosidase domain-containing protein encodes the protein MPLSLAPPPELPLDRLRIADPFWQRYQRLVQEVVLPYQWDALNDNVADAEPSHAIENFRIAAGRSDGAFYGMVFQDSDVAKWLEAVAYLLAQHPDPALERDADATIELIGAAQQADGYLNTYFTVKAPEQRWTNLAECHELYCAGHMIEAGVAYHQATGKRALLDIVCRLADHIDATFGPGPDQLHGYPGHPEIELALMRLYEATGEPRYLALTRYFVEQRGTAPHYYDEEYEKRGRSFFWGGHGPAWMIEDKAYSQAHVPVALQTTAVGHAVRFVYLYAGVAHLARHSGDADLRATCERLWENTTQRQLYLTGAIGAQSYGEAFSVDYDLPNDTAYNESCASIGLMMFANRMLQLAPDSRYADVMERALYNTVLAGMALDGRHFFYVNPLEVHPPTVHGNHGFDHVKPVRQRWFGCACCPPNIARVLTSLGHYIYTRRDDTLYVNLYVGSDAAFDVDGQTLTLRQRGEYPWQEQVELSVDCEAPIEAALALRLPDWCRAPQLRLNGEAVAIEAHLQHGYCVLRRRWQRGDTLHLDLPMPVMRVSGHPRVRHLAGKVALQRGPLVYCLEQADNGTQLHQLRLPADAAIRSEPGSGTLAGQVLLQAEGERLHGHDDAQADASPLYRYDAPPPSRQAQTLTFVPYFAWANRGEGEMRVWVDASGND